In the Bacillus shivajii genome, one interval contains:
- a CDS encoding dUTP diphosphatase, giving the protein MNFTELYKKQKELDTYIEEKHRLQTESLLDRKLMALHVEISELANETRCFKFWSEKGPSPQTTILEEYVDGIHFILSVGLEYGYEDQPLIPFSEEGKKEGQSLVPYFYAVIESIGTLRKEGDRKSFEQLFHTYLSLGSVLGFTEQDIISAYEEKNEINHERQDSGY; this is encoded by the coding sequence ATGAATTTTACTGAGTTATATAAAAAGCAAAAAGAATTGGATACTTATATTGAAGAAAAGCATCGCTTACAAACGGAATCGTTATTAGACCGGAAGCTGATGGCATTACACGTTGAGATTTCCGAACTTGCCAATGAAACACGCTGCTTTAAATTTTGGAGTGAAAAAGGACCGTCACCACAAACAACCATTCTAGAAGAGTATGTTGACGGAATTCATTTTATTTTATCAGTCGGCCTCGAATACGGTTATGAAGATCAACCACTTATTCCATTTTCTGAGGAAGGAAAAAAAGAAGGACAGAGCCTTGTACCTTATTTTTATGCAGTGATTGAGTCAATTGGAACGTTGAGAAAGGAAGGAGATCGAAAAAGCTTTGAACAATTATTTCACACCTATTTATCTTTAGGTTCTGTGTTAGGGTTTACAGAACAAGACATCATTTCTGCTTACGAAGAAAAAAATGAAATTAACCATGAGCGTCAAGACTCTGGATATTAA
- a CDS encoding M42 family metallopeptidase has translation MDNTLKMLKDLTDANGIPGNEREAREVMKSYISPFADEVETDHLGSLIAKKTGDENGPKVMVAGHLDEIGFMVTNIDDRGYLKFQCVGGWWEQVMLAQRVTVMTRNGNVPGVIGSKPPHILPPEQRKKSVDKKEMFIDIGATSREEAEEFGVRPGDSVVPVCDFTVMKNEKMLMAKAWDNRIGCAIAIEVLRRLKDEEHPNTVYGVGTVQEEVGLRGAKTSANHIQPDIGFAVDVGIAGDTPGVTDKDALAKMGDGPQIIMYDASMVSHKGLRDFVTGTADNKEIPYQFDSVPGGGTDSGAIHLTANGVPALSITIATRYIHTHAAMLHRDDFENAVKLIVEVIKKLDRKTVDEITFQ, from the coding sequence ATGGATAATACGTTGAAGATGCTAAAGGATCTAACAGATGCAAATGGGATCCCTGGTAATGAGCGTGAAGCACGCGAAGTGATGAAGAGTTACATTTCGCCATTTGCGGACGAAGTGGAAACAGATCACTTAGGAAGCTTAATCGCTAAGAAAACAGGAGACGAAAACGGCCCGAAAGTCATGGTTGCCGGCCACTTAGATGAAATTGGATTTATGGTAACAAACATTGATGACCGTGGCTACTTAAAGTTTCAATGTGTAGGTGGATGGTGGGAGCAAGTCATGCTTGCTCAACGCGTAACGGTCATGACACGTAACGGGAATGTTCCTGGTGTAATCGGTTCAAAACCACCACACATTTTACCACCAGAGCAAAGGAAGAAATCCGTTGATAAAAAAGAAATGTTTATCGACATCGGTGCTACAAGTCGTGAAGAAGCTGAGGAGTTCGGTGTTCGCCCTGGCGATTCTGTCGTACCAGTTTGTGACTTTACTGTCATGAAAAACGAAAAAATGTTAATGGCGAAAGCGTGGGACAACCGTATCGGTTGTGCGATCGCTATCGAAGTACTTCGCCGCTTAAAAGATGAAGAGCACCCGAATACAGTGTATGGTGTTGGAACGGTTCAAGAAGAAGTAGGTCTTCGCGGAGCAAAAACTTCTGCAAACCACATTCAGCCGGACATCGGCTTTGCTGTTGATGTAGGAATTGCTGGAGATACACCTGGAGTAACTGATAAGGACGCACTTGCTAAAATGGGTGACGGGCCACAAATCATTATGTATGATGCATCAATGGTATCTCATAAAGGACTTCGTGACTTCGTAACAGGAACTGCTGATAATAAGGAAATTCCTTATCAGTTTGATAGCGTCCCAGGTGGAGGAACAGACTCTGGTGCGATTCACTTAACAGCAAATGGTGTACCTGCATTATCGATTACAATTGCAACACGTTACATCCATACACATGCTGCGATGTTACATCGTGATGACTTCGAAAACGCAGTCAAGCTTATTGTAGAAGTCATTAAAAAGCTTGACCGTAAAACAGTGGACGAAATTACATTTCAATAG